A DNA window from Zingiber officinale cultivar Zhangliang chromosome 3A, Zo_v1.1, whole genome shotgun sequence contains the following coding sequences:
- the LOC122053623 gene encoding uncharacterized protein LOC122053623, with translation MVDVDRRVTGLATAHAAGLRRLSARAAASAPASPSFSVSHRGGLLSFRPLAESILARLRAASIPVLSGLSDAELASLEADLGFSFPPDLRALLSLGLPSAPGFPDWRCPDASHHRRCILLRAGFDLPLAAASLQVARGALWPRSWGPRPADPDRALRLARAALRRAPLLIHLFDRCYLPATPCLAGNPVFYVDEHKVFCCGLDLADFFQKEPAFRIASDSRDPLSYPIRSLNLPLPPPRARRSLDAVSGRTPRWIEFWSDAASNRRRRNSSSSSSSSCGSASPDRLVEIRSPKQLPTWVDGYLDQVGSVLRSAGWDDSEVSEIVLVPASGMFDNEHEAETAIDFEAAMDALLVKADHCSDSLRRAGWSSDEVSEALGFDFLQQRPRGKRQPTKIPPEITLKAEKLAKAVSRS, from the coding sequence ATGGTCGACGTTGACCGCCGGGTGACCGGCCTTGCCACGGCCCACGCCGCTGGACTTCGCCGTCTCTCCGCCCGTGCTGCCGCATCTGCGCCCGCCTCGCCTTCCTTCTCCGTCTCCCACCGCGGTGGTCTCCTCTCCTTCCGCCCCCTCGCCGAATCCATCCTCGCGCGCCTCCGCGCCGCCTCCATCCCCGTCCTATCCGGACTCTCCGACGCCGAGCTCGCCAGCCTCGAGGCTGACCTAGGATTCTCCTTTCCGCCGGACCTCCGAGCCCTTCTCTCCCTCGGCCTCCCATCGGCTCCAGGCTTCCCTGACTGGCGCTGTCCGGACGCCTCCCATCATCGTCGCTGCATCCTACTCCGCGCCGGCTTCGACCTCCCCCTAGCCGCCGCCTCCCTCCAAGTCGCCCGCGGCGCGCTCTGGCCGCGGTCGTGGGGTCCCCGCCCGGCGGACCCCGACAGGGCTCTCCGCCTAGCTCGCGCCGCCCTCCGACGCGCGCCGCTTCTCATCCACCTCTTCGACCGCTGCTACCTCCCCGCCACCCCTTGCCTCGCCGGCAACCCCGTCTTCTACGTCGACGAGCACAAAGTCTTCTGCTGCGGCCTTGACCTCGCCGACTTCTTTCAAAAGGAGCCCGCTTTTCGTATCGCCTCTGATTCGCGCGATCCGCTGTCTTATCCCATCCGATCCCTAAATCTCCCTCTTCCGCCGCCTCGTGCCCGGCGGAGCCTGGACGCCGTGTCCGGGAGGACACCGCGGTGGATCGAGTTTTGGAGCGACGCCGCCTCCAATCGCCGCCGGCGgaactcctcctcttcctcctcctcctcctgcggATCGGCTTCACCAGATCGGCTCGTGGAGATCCGATCTCCGAAGCAGCTACCCACCTGGGTCGACGGCTACCTGGACCAAGTCGGATCTGTGCTCCGGTCGGCCGGGTGGGACGACTCGGAAGTGAGCGAGATCGTCCTCGTTCCGGCGTCGGGAATGTTCGACAACGAGCACGAGGCGGAGACGGCGATCGACTTTGAGGCGGCAATGGACGCGCTGCTTGTGAAGGCGGATCACTGCTCCGACTCGCTGAGGCGAGCAGGGTGGAGCTCCGACGAAGTCTCCGAGGCTCTGGGATTCGACTTCCTGCAGCAGCGGCCGAGGGGGAAGAGGCAACCGACGAAGATACCGCCGGAGATCAccctgaaggcggagaagctagCGAAGGCGGTGTCCAGATCGTGA
- the LOC122051528 gene encoding uncharacterized protein LOC122051528, whose protein sequence is MDLDLALRTEQPTAPTNTSSSELRAKYEKWDRSNRISLMIIKRGIPEAFRGAVSNSVTKVKEYLDEIEKRFAKSDKAETSTILKSLISMKYKGKRNIREYIMEMSHLASKLKTLNLELSDDMLVHLVFISLPNQFSQFQINYNCQREKWTFNELISYRVQEEERLKQIKAESAYLASTPKDKGKKRKNEATKGPYVKKQKVHFSIWFVLK, encoded by the exons ATGGATCTAGATCTTGCACTTAGGACAGAGCAACCCACTGCTCCTACAAATACTAGTTCCTCTGAACTGAGGGCTAAATATGAGAAATGGGATCGCTCTAACCGCATAAGTCTTATGATCATCAAGCGCGGCATACCTGAGGCTTTTAGGGGCGCGGTGTCTAATAGTGTCACCAAAGTTAAGGAATATCTCGATGAGATTGAAAAGCGCTTTGCCAAAAGCGATAAGGCGGAAACAAGCACAATTCTGAAGAGCTTGATTTCCATGAAGTATAAAGGCAAGAGAAATATTCGGGAATATATCATGGAAATGTCCCACCTTGCATCAAAATTGAAGACACTTAATCTTGAATTGTCGGATGACATGCTTGTgcatttagtatttatttctcttCCGAACCAGTTTAGTCAGTTTCAAATCAATTATAACTGTCAAAGGGAGAAATGGACGTTTAATGAGCTCATTTCATACCGTgttcaagaggaagagaggttgaagCAAATCAAGGCTGAAAGTGCTTATTTGGCAAGCACCCCTAAAGATAAGggcaagaaaagaaagaatgaggcTACTAAAGGTCCTTATGTGAAGAAACAAAA GGTACATTTTTCAATTTGGTTTGTTCTGAAGTAA